Genomic window (Roseivirga sp. 4D4):
AAGAGCACCTGGCTCGGCCATTGCTTTATTTAGATACTTACTTGGCTTCAGAAGGATTTATCGCCTATCAAAGCAGACCCAACGAGAATATGGCCATGCAGTTGGCCTATGAAAGCGACATATATTTCGAATTCATTCCATTTGAAGAGCAATACTTCGATGAGAACGGAAGCCCACTCGAAGATGCTCCGGCACTGACGCTTGCGGAGGTCGAAGAAGGTGTAGACTACGCCTTACTTATTTCGACTGTTTCTGGCGCGTGGCGATATAGCATTGGCGACACGATCCAATTCACAGATAAGAGTAGAGCTGAAATTAAGATTACAGGAAGAACCAAGCACTTTTTGAATGTTGTAGGTTCACAGCTTTCGGTAGCCAAAATGAATGATGGCGTGCAACACCTCGAAGAAAAGTTCGACATCTCAATTCCTGAATTTACCGTTGGAGCGATTAAGGAGAACGGAGATTTTTATCACCAATGGTTTCTAGGCACTGACGATCATTCGAAAGTAGAAGAAGAACAACTCATCGAAGCACTCGACAATAAGTTTAAGGAATTAAATAAGAACTATGGTGTAGCGAGAGGAAAGGCCCTGAAAGGAGTGAAGATTAAAGCAATACCATCATCTCTTTTTCACGACTGGAGCGAAAAGAATAAGAAGAAGGGCGGTCAGATCAAGACTGCTAGAATGATGTCCGAAGAAGGGTTGAAAGAATTCGAAAGCTTTATCCAGGATAAAATCTAGAAACGTTAATCAACGGGCTAAAAAAGGGCCTGATCATTTGATCAGGCCCTTTTTATTTGAGGTTCTTCTTAAGCTATTCGGCTACTTCTTGTAAAGTCTTCTCTCCTTGAATGATTTCCATTATTTGTTCAGGAGATGGGTAAAGCTTTTTAATTTTTTGCTTATACTTCTCAGACAAACCGGCATGGTTTAAAATAAAGTTCTTGGTTCGAATGATCTCATCGCCTAAGCCATGTTGAATAGCAATTCGATCCGCTCTATTCTCGGCACGCTTGACGAAACCTTTGGAAAAAATATAGCCCAATCCAAATGCAATAAGGCCCAGCATAGTTCGGTTCTCGTAGTCCATCACATGACCCAGCTCATGGCCAAACCAACCTTTAAGCACATCTTCTGGTAAGTCAGTTATGGATAGCTTTTCTTTACCCAAATCGATCTTTTTGTTTACATAGATTATATATGCTCTGTCGTCACCTACTTGCAGCACAGAACTTATCATAGGTTGAGCTTTCATAATAGAGCTACCCGCTCTTCTGGTGTATTTGAAAACTATTTTCTTGGTCTGAAGCGAAGGATAGTGCTTCAAAGCATTTAGTGCTGGACTTGATAATTCTTCTGGTATCGTTTTTCGCCACGAGTAGGCTGATAGATTTCTCATAATGCTTGTTTTGTTTTTACGCTTGGTCGATCAGTGAATAAGGTGGATTAGTTCCATCCACCTATGCGAGCTATTCTTCGCTCCTCACGACTTGCTTTTACCAAAGCTCTGAGCAGTACAAAACTGACAATGAGTAAAGCTGCCTCCAAGAAGGTCCAGTTAAGTACAAAACCGCTATTCAGGCCGTTGAGTAGAAAACTATAGATTCTACCAAAGAGGAAACCACTCATGTAGAGAATGATGAGCCCCAAGGCCGACTTTCTCATGTTAATGGCGCCATAGGCTAGAAAGATGGCAAAAGCCAAATTAAGTCCTCCGTAAATGGATCGTATTGAGTTCAGTGCACTATCATCTAAGGCCTCAACCTTCAGATAGCTCATCACCATTTCTGGAGCCGTAATGGCTCCTACTCCCACGGTGAGGAATATGAGTGATACAAAAATGATAAACCCTGATGTTACTGTTTTTATAAGTTTCATGTCAATGTTTTTAAAGTGAACAGTGTCAATAACACTGTATGATTTGTCTATTTTGAGATACCCCTGATCATTCCGTTAAAAACGAAATAGTGGAAGGGTAATACGGCTAACCAGTAAAGTCGCCCGAAAAGACCGTGTGGTCTGAAGGTTGCCGTTTGATAAAGCTTTTGATCCTTATCAATTTTGAATTCGAGCCAAGCTTCGCCTGGAAGCTTCATTTCTGCATAGAGCAGAAGTCGTTTGTTAGCCTTGTCGGCCACTAGTACACGCCAGAAATCCAATGAGTCTCCGTTGAAAATTTCTACTGGATTTGTTCTACCTCTTCTCAGGCCAACTCCGCCAATGAGTTTGTCTAGGTAGCCTCTTAGTTTCCACAACCAGTTGCCATAGTACCAACCTGTATCACCACCCAGTGCCCATATGTTAGATTGAACTTTATCAACATCTTTGATGGCAATGGACTTTTCATCCTTAAAGCATCCGAATTCCGGAACTTCTATAAGATCATCGTAGTCACTGTAGAAAGACCTTTCGGCTCCACTGTCTTTCCAGCTAGACACCACGTGATTTTGCTTAATTCGAGTGAAGGCCCTCTCGATAGCCTCATCAAATGGGATGAGGTCAATGGACAAGGCTTTCATCAAATCGTTTGGCTTACAAACCACAGATACGCTCATGCTATCCACAAGGCTACTGGCTAGACTGTAGCTTGTAGAGGTAACAAAGTATAACCAATAGGAACTGAGCCTAGGTGTCAATACTGGTACGGTGTAAATCCATCTTTTCAGTTTTCTGACCTTGGCAAACCTCAAAAGCATTTGCTTGTAGGTCATGATTTCTTCACCCCCTATATCATATACCTGATCGAAAACTTGCTCATTGAGCATGCCTCTACTCAGAATTTCCAACACATTTCTAACCGCTATGGGTTGTGATTCCGTCTTCAACCATTTGGGGGCAACCATCACCGGAAGTTTCTCAACCAGGTCTCGCATGATTTCAAAAGAAGCGCTGCCCGATCCTAGAATAATTCCAGCCCTAAATGCCGTAAAGTGATATTCGCCCTGTTGTATGATTTCTTCCGTCTTCAGCCTTGATGAAAGGTGCTTGGAGAGGTGTTCATCATTTGCGATGCCGCCCAAATACACCACATGTTTGACACTTGTAGGTGCCATAGCTTCGACAAAATTCTCGGCAATTTGAGCTTCAGTATCTTCAAACTTTTTGTTTCCACCAGACATGGAGTGCATTAAGTAAAACGCACCATCAATGTCGTTAGGAATTTTACTTAAGCTCGAAACATCCAGAAAGTCTACTTCAATTACTGATACAGCTGCATGATCTTTCAATGGATGATTGAAAGTTTTCCGTTTTCTCACACAACAGACTACCTCATAGTCCTCTTTGATCAAAGCATGAAGTAGCCTCTTGCCGATATATCCGTTTGCACCTGTGAGTAATATTTTCAAAGCTTACGACTTGTCTAAATTCTGTTTGTACTCAACACTATTCTCTGCCCTATGTTTATTCCAGAGGTCTCTTAGTCTGATCACATAGTATACTAATACGATCAACCAGAGCCACTGAATGTAACGTGTATCTAACTGAATAAATCGGTAGAATACAGTGGCCGATGCGGCAATATTTATAGCATAAAGCAACATGGCACTCCATCGTGCTTTCCATAAGTAGGGCATTGCATTTAGGATACCTATACTTAAGGTGATTGCCATCCACATGAAAAGGTCGTTTTCGAGAAATTCAAGGGATGCGAATATGAATAGTCCGCCCATTCCGCGTGTAAGGGAGTAACTGTGGTCTTTGGTTTGATTCATTGTTATAGTTTAGGGCTAAAAAACCCTGCCTTTCGACAGGGTCTCGTTGATTCAATTGTTATTAGTCTTCTATTGCTGAAGCTAGGGCTTCTAAATTTGGAATGATAATGAATTCGACTCTTCTATTTTTTGCCATATCAGAAGCCTTTTCATTTGGTACAATAGGATCGTACTTACTTTTACCGGCTGCCATCAACTTTTCTGGCGATACGCCATAATCATTTGTCAGCTTTTCGATTACCGCAATGGATCGATCTACCGACAAATCCCAGTTGTTATCTTGACCGACTACTGGAATCGGATCTGTATGTCCTGCTACGGCAATTTCTACATCAGCTCTTTTGAAGATAGGAGCCAACTCTTTTAAGAAACGATCACCCATTCCATTGATGTAGGTACTTCCTTGCTTGAAGAGAATCGCTTCATCCATGCTGAGTTTTACATGACCGTCTTCTACTGTAACAATCCTGAAATCCGTATTGAAGACTTCAAGGTCTTTGGCAATTTCGTTCAATTGCTGCTGTGTTGCCACGAGTTTTTGAGTGGCTGCATTTAATGTCATATTTGATTGCGCCAACTCAGCTTCTTTCGCTTCTAGTTGTGCTTTGTAGTATAATTTCTCTTTGTTGAGCTTCTCTATCTCTTCAATTGAAACTTCTGCAGCTTGAATTAATTGCAAGCTGTCGTTTTTCAATCTTTCGATATCATTTTGCGCACTCATGTATTTCTGATTTGATACACATGAAGCCATTATTAATGCTATCGGCAGAGCCCAAATAAGAGGTTTCATTTTTTTTAATCTGTTCATTTTTTATCCTTTCTTTTTCTTGTTTCGACTTTTCTGGTGAAAAATTCGTGCCGTTGCCAACAAAATGCCTGAAAGCAGCTTACTATAGATATGGTGTGTAAATAATTCCCCAAATTCGGGGAATATAGTCACTGAAATAGGTCCATTATGAAGGAAGGCATGACAGCTTTAATTGTTGATGACGAAGAGGATATCGGTTTGATGGTCTCTGTGTTTTTGAAAAAAGCAGGAATCAAGACTACCTACCTAAGTAGAGTTACACCTGCTTTTAAGCGAGTTGAAGAAGAAACATTCGACTTCTATTTTTTGGATTTGAATTTGCCCGATGGAACAGGGTTTGACTTGTTGCCGACCATAAGGCAAAAGGACGCTCAAGCCAAGGTCATCATTATTAGTGCTTACGATGGTCACTTGGAAACTTCCAAAGCAAAAGAGTTTGAAGTAACGGCCTTCGTCAAAAAACCATTCACAAAGAAAGATATACTTGAAGCCATTGAATTATGAGTAAAGAAAGAATTCTAATTATAGATGACGATCCGGATATCTGTCTTCTATTGAAAAAATACTTGGCCAAAAAGGGCTACGAGACCTTTGTAGCAGAAGATGGCAAACAAGGTGAAAAGTGGCTCAAGGATAATAATGCTGACTTGGTCTTGTGTGATTTTAAATTGCCTGATTATACGGGCCTTGAAATGCTGCAAAAAATCAAAATCATCGATACAAGAATTCAGGTGGTCATCATTACTGGCTACTCTGATGTTCGTATTGCAGTCGAAGCGTTAAAGAAGGGTGCGTATGAATATGTGACGAAACCACTGTATCCGGATGAGATTCTGATCACTATTGAGAATGCGCTTAACGCAAGGAGAGATCAAGAAGAGGTAGCCATTCAACCGATAAAAAAGAAGTCTGTATCGGCACCAGCGCCAGAAGAATTCGTGAATGGCGTGAGCCCCGCTTCTCAGACGGTGATCAAGCATATCGACCTGATCGCACCAACAGATATGTCCGTAATCGTTTTAGGCGAGACAGGTACTGGAAAGGAATATGTGGCAAAAGCCATTCATAATAGAAGTAAGAGAGCCGGCATGCCCTTTGTCGCCTTAGACTGTGGTGCGCTTCCAAAAGAACTGGCTGGCAGCGAATTGTTCGGTCATATCAAGGGAGCCTTTACAGGCGCTATCAATGATAAAAGAGGTTGCTTTGAGGCGGCCAATGGGGGTACATTATTCCTAGACGAGTTAGGTAATCTCTCTTATGACAATCAGGTAAAACTCTTACGCGTACTACAGGAAAGGAGAGTCAAACCTATCGGTAGTAACAAGGAAGTGGCTGTAGATGTAAGGGTAATTGTCGCTACGAATGAAAACCTCAAAGAGGCAGTAGCAAGAGATGAATTTAGGGAAGATATATATCATCGCTTAAATGAGTTCAAGATCGAGCTCTCTCCACTCAGAGAGCGACCAGATGATATTGAGGTTTTTGCTGAGCACTTTTTACAGTCCGCCAATGCACAATTGGGCAAATCAATCGCAGGCTTTGAGCCGAAGACCATGGAGGTACTAAAAGCCTATACTTGGCATGGTAATCTGAGGGAATTGAAAAACGTAGTGAAGCGTTCGGTGCTATTGTGCCAAGATCAATTGATTGGGCCTATGCATTTACCACAAGAAATACTGAGTCCGGATACTGATGATGTCGGTTCTATGGCTGTTTCATTTAACGGAGAGTTACCCAAAGATTTGAAGTCTGTGGCAGAAGAGGCAGAGAAAAAAGCCATACTCGCTGTCTTAAGACATACCAATAATAATAAGAGTCAAACAGCTGATTTTTTGAAAGTAGATCGTAAAACGCTCTACAATAAACTAAAGGCCTACGAGATAAATATTTAGAGCATGGTGAATATACCGAATACAGAGAGTTTACTGACCAGTGTATTAAATAGTGCACCGTATGGGATCATGACCTTTAAGTCGATTCGGAATAAGGAAGGAGTAATTGAAGACTTTGAATTCTTGACCGTTAATAAGTCTGCTGTCCAAATGGTGAGTATCGCGGCCGATGAACTCGTTGGGAATACTATGATGAATAAGCTGCCTGGAAATAAAGATGCTGGCTTATTCGACAAATATTGTGATGTAGTCAATACAGGTAATCCTTTGTCTCTCGATCAGCATTATGAAGGAGAACACTTTGATAATTGGTTTAGAATTCAAGCCGAAAAACTTGAGGATGGCTTTGTAGTGAGTTTTCTTGACATCACCGAGTTTAAGGGTAGGACGGTGGCTCTAGAAAGAAGTGAGTCACGTTATAAAAAACTCTTTTATGAGTCCATGGATGCAATTTTCATTGCGAACAATGAACTACTCTTCTTAGAAATCAATGATGCCATGGTTAACATCTTCGGATATACCATTGACCAGTTGAGGGCGATCACTTTAAAAGATCTATTCAAAGACGAAAATGATTTTTTGAGATTTAACCAAGAGTTTTATAAACACGACAAGGTAGAAGAATTTGAGGCTGAATTGGTGTCTTCAAATAATAAACCGGTCCATTGTGTTATCAACTTGATCAATCTCTCGCCAGATGAAGATCGGATCAATAGCTATCAGGGAGTAATCAAGGACATATCCAGAAAAAAGCGCGCTGATCAGGAAATACTTTGGGCGGAGAAGCTATCAATGACGGGAAAAATTGCCCGAAGTATAGCGCATGAAGTGAGAAACCCACTGACCAATCTAAGTCTGGCTTTAGAGCAATTGAAAGACGAAGTTCCAGAAGAGGTTGAAGATGCTGAGCTGTATTTCAATATTATCAAAAGGAATGCCGATAGAATTGGTACACTGGTAACAGAGTTGCTAGATTCTTCTAAGCCGAAATCTTTACAACTAAAAGAGCAGCCTCTAAATGAGGTGGTCAAAGAAACTGTAGCCTTGGTAGCTGACAGAATTAAGCTCCAGAACATGAAGATGAATGAGTCCTATGATGCAGACTTGCCAGACATTGCACTAGATCACGATCAGATCAAAATTGCCTTGTTGAATATCTTTATCAACGCCATTGAAGCGATGAAACCAGATCGTGGAGAACTATCGATCAGTACTTACAAAGAAGAAGGTTCGGTGGTACTTGCTGTTACGGATAATGGTAAAGGAATTCCAAAGGAAAACCTTGGTAAACTGTTCGAACCATTTTTTACGGCAAAGAAAGGTGGAATGGGTTTGGGCTTAACCACTTTCCAAAATATCATTCAAAGTCACTTAGGCAGCGTTAAGGTGACTAGTGAGCTTGGCCTTGGAACAACTTTTTATATTTCATTTCCCCAATAGCCTATGAGACGGTTCTTAACACTCATTTTTCTTATGATTACGATGGGCCTGAATGCCCAAGATGTGAAAGTCGAGCAAGAATTTCGAGTATTTGCAGATGATGTACCCAAGGATGCTATTGAATGGCTGGAAGAGGCCTTTGGTTCCCTAAAAAGAGTAAAGTGGTACTTCGAAGAGAGCAAGGATGATGAAACATACGAAGCCAAATTCAAATTGAAAGGTAAGCGATACAGTGTTGAGTTTGATGAGGATGGTGACATTGAGGATGTTGAAGTGGTGAAGCCTTGGAGAAAGCTTAATGAGGGACTGAAAGTAAAGCTTGAAAAGAGCCTTAAAGCCTATAAAAAATTTAAGCTCAGAAAAATTCAAGAACAATGGACAGCTGAAAAAAGTGATGACTTGATCAAAGCCATAAAAACCAATGATTTATCAGCGATTACTGTTCGCTACGAGATTGAATTTCGAGCCGAGATTGAGAATGTTTTGGGTTATTGGGAAGGACTCTTTAAAGATTCTGGAGAGCTCATCAAAAGAAGAAGAATACAGACTAGGCCGACCGATAACTTTGATTTTTAATGAAAAGACTCCTGTTGATCGGTTTACTGTTATTGCCATTTGGTTTGAACGCTCAGTCCGTTGTATCATCGGGTTTCTTACCAGAGGTCAACATTTCGCACCGTTGGAACCAATGGCGCATTACAGGTCAGGTTGAGTCTATGCAACAGGTATGGCGGAAAGAGAATGGTTCTGACCTAATTGGTAATTATGAATACATAAGAACAGATTTAACGACTGCTTTAAGCTACAAACTCAATCCAGACTGGTCACTTGGGGCAGGCTATTTACTACGGTTTACTGATCAGCAGCTGGTACATAGGTTTTTACAACAGATTTCTTCAGCCATTCCACTGACTGGCGTCAGAATAGGACATCGCTTGAGAACAGACCAGACCTTCTTTGAAGAAGAGTCAACCGAATATAGATTTCGTTACCGTTTCTCCTCAGAACTACCCTTAAAGGGCCTTTCGATCAATGATAATGAATGGTACCTAATTGTTTCTGCAGAAATGATTGCGAGTACCCAAAGTAGTCAGTGGGATTACGAGCAACGTTTTGTGAGTAGCTTAGGATATTACTTCAACTCTAAGAATAAGGTTGAAACGGGCATAGACTATCGCTTAGATAGGTTTGTAAACGACATCCCAAGGCATAGAATCTGGTGGACGATCAGCTACTTTTTGAATCTTTAAAGCGCTCTGATCAAACCATGATTTCCTTGAGACATGATGCTACACGATCTTACTAGTAATGGATAAGATCCTTTTAAGAAAAAACCTCTTCATGTCGGTGAAGAGGTTTTGTTTTTTGAGCTTCTTAAAAGGATTATACTTTTTTCGCTGCTCCACGGACAAGTGAGACTATTAGTAGTACTAAGAATACAAAAAAGATAATCTTAGAGATGTAAGCTGCTCCAGCGGCAATACCTCCAAAGCCAAAAATTGCTGCTACTACTGCTATTACAAGAAATGTTAGTGACCATCGTATCATATCGTTTGGGTTTAAGTTAAAACTGATTTCACCCTTAGATATGAGAATTCTATGCCAATTCGGTGGCGGCTTCTTTTTTATGCTCCTCTACATGAATCGAGAGAGAAGACCTTAGGCAAGTTAAATACAAGTGTATAAGACATTCCCCGAGTATGGGGAAAAATTTGCGCTCTTTTAGAGTAAAATCCCCCTTTAAACGGCCTGAGACGTTTGGAATGCTTTTGGCAACTCTATTAAGCGAAATAAGTGTAGAACGGAAAAAAAGATAAATATGGAAAACGGAATAGCAACAAAAGTACATTCAGATAAAATTCAAAGACCCTTCGTTAAACTGGGTTATACAAAACTAGAGACTGCAGAGATTGTAGAATCGCTGAACAAATTATTGGCGAACTATAGCGTGCACTATCAAAAGCTCAGAAACTTTCATTGGAACGTAAAAGGGGCAGACTTTTTTGATATCCATGAGAAGTTTGAAGAACAGTACAATAGCGCCAAAGTAGCCATTGATGACATTGCAGAGCGAATCAGAGTATTCGGGCAAACGCCATTAAGTACCATGCGGGATTATTTAGAAACCTCGGAAATCAAAGAATCAGGTTCGGATCTAACAGGTATGGAAATGGTCTCAGAAATCTTGAAAGATTATAGTATTCTCTTAGAATACATGTTCAATGTAGTGAACGCAGCACTCGATAATGGTGACAGTGGGACGGTAGATATGATGAATACATTCATCAA
Coding sequences:
- a CDS encoding SDR family oxidoreductase; protein product: MKILLTGANGYIGKRLLHALIKEDYEVVCCVRKRKTFNHPLKDHAAVSVIEVDFLDVSSLSKIPNDIDGAFYLMHSMSGGNKKFEDTEAQIAENFVEAMAPTSVKHVVYLGGIANDEHLSKHLSSRLKTEEIIQQGEYHFTAFRAGIILGSGSASFEIMRDLVEKLPVMVAPKWLKTESQPIAVRNVLEILSRGMLNEQVFDQVYDIGGEEIMTYKQMLLRFAKVRKLKRWIYTVPVLTPRLSSYWLYFVTSTSYSLASSLVDSMSVSVVCKPNDLMKALSIDLIPFDEAIERAFTRIKQNHVVSSWKDSGAERSFYSDYDDLIEVPEFGCFKDEKSIAIKDVDKVQSNIWALGGDTGWYYGNWLWKLRGYLDKLIGGVGLRRGRTNPVEIFNGDSLDFWRVLVADKANKRLLLYAEMKLPGEAWLEFKIDKDQKLYQTATFRPHGLFGRLYWLAVLPFHYFVFNGMIRGISK
- a CDS encoding DUF1328 family protein, coding for MIRWSLTFLVIAVVAAIFGFGGIAAGAAYISKIIFFVFLVLLIVSLVRGAAKKV
- a CDS encoding flagellar motor protein MotB; its protein translation is MSAQNDIERLKNDSLQLIQAAEVSIEEIEKLNKEKLYYKAQLEAKEAELAQSNMTLNAATQKLVATQQQLNEIAKDLEVFNTDFRIVTVEDGHVKLSMDEAILFKQGSTYINGMGDRFLKELAPIFKRADVEIAVAGHTDPIPVVGQDNNWDLSVDRSIAVIEKLTNDYGVSPEKLMAAGKSKYDPIVPNEKASDMAKNRRVEFIIIPNLEALASAIED
- a CDS encoding DUF4345 domain-containing protein, whose protein sequence is MKLIKTVTSGFIIFVSLIFLTVGVGAITAPEMVMSYLKVEALDDSALNSIRSIYGGLNLAFAIFLAYGAINMRKSALGLIILYMSGFLFGRIYSFLLNGLNSGFVLNWTFLEAALLIVSFVLLRALVKASREERRIARIGGWN
- a CDS encoding DUF2490 domain-containing protein, with translation MKRLLLIGLLLLPFGLNAQSVVSSGFLPEVNISHRWNQWRITGQVESMQQVWRKENGSDLIGNYEYIRTDLTTALSYKLNPDWSLGAGYLLRFTDQQLVHRFLQQISSAIPLTGVRIGHRLRTDQTFFEEESTEYRFRYRFSSELPLKGLSINDNEWYLIVSAEMIASTQSSQWDYEQRFVSSLGYYFNSKNKVETGIDYRLDRFVNDIPRHRIWWTISYFLNL
- a CDS encoding sigma-54-dependent transcriptional regulator — its product is MSKERILIIDDDPDICLLLKKYLAKKGYETFVAEDGKQGEKWLKDNNADLVLCDFKLPDYTGLEMLQKIKIIDTRIQVVIITGYSDVRIAVEALKKGAYEYVTKPLYPDEILITIENALNARRDQEEVAIQPIKKKSVSAPAPEEFVNGVSPASQTVIKHIDLIAPTDMSVIVLGETGTGKEYVAKAIHNRSKRAGMPFVALDCGALPKELAGSELFGHIKGAFTGAINDKRGCFEAANGGTLFLDELGNLSYDNQVKLLRVLQERRVKPIGSNKEVAVDVRVIVATNENLKEAVARDEFREDIYHRLNEFKIELSPLRERPDDIEVFAEHFLQSANAQLGKSIAGFEPKTMEVLKAYTWHGNLRELKNVVKRSVLLCQDQLIGPMHLPQEILSPDTDDVGSMAVSFNGELPKDLKSVAEEAEKKAILAVLRHTNNNKSQTADFLKVDRKTLYNKLKAYEINI
- a CDS encoding Dps family protein, with the protein product MENGIATKVHSDKIQRPFVKLGYTKLETAEIVESLNKLLANYSVHYQKLRNFHWNVKGADFFDIHEKFEEQYNSAKVAIDDIAERIRVFGQTPLSTMRDYLETSEIKESGSDLTGMEMVSEILKDYSILLEYMFNVVNAALDNGDSGTVDMMNTFIKKTEKNHWMLTAFSKK
- a CDS encoding response regulator, which gives rise to MKEGMTALIVDDEEDIGLMVSVFLKKAGIKTTYLSRVTPAFKRVEEETFDFYFLDLNLPDGTGFDLLPTIRQKDAQAKVIIISAYDGHLETSKAKEFEVTAFVKKPFTKKDILEAIEL
- a CDS encoding two-component system sensor histidine kinase NtrB — encoded protein: MVNIPNTESLLTSVLNSAPYGIMTFKSIRNKEGVIEDFEFLTVNKSAVQMVSIAADELVGNTMMNKLPGNKDAGLFDKYCDVVNTGNPLSLDQHYEGEHFDNWFRIQAEKLEDGFVVSFLDITEFKGRTVALERSESRYKKLFYESMDAIFIANNELLFLEINDAMVNIFGYTIDQLRAITLKDLFKDENDFLRFNQEFYKHDKVEEFEAELVSSNNKPVHCVINLINLSPDEDRINSYQGVIKDISRKKRADQEILWAEKLSMTGKIARSIAHEVRNPLTNLSLALEQLKDEVPEEVEDAELYFNIIKRNADRIGTLVTELLDSSKPKSLQLKEQPLNEVVKETVALVADRIKLQNMKMNESYDADLPDIALDHDQIKIALLNIFINAIEAMKPDRGELSISTYKEEGSVVLAVTDNGKGIPKENLGKLFEPFFTAKKGGMGLGLTTFQNIIQSHLGSVKVTSELGLGTTFYISFPQ